The stretch of DNA taagctcaaatggagatgaaaatagaaggaatagatagtatatgatttgaggagagtttaGGAAAAAGAGTTATACGAAAAGGAGTTGATACGAAGGAGATATTGGGTTTACAGCATTGGTTGGTGTTCATATAGAACGATTTGGATtaggtgctcacggcctggtgggtATTTTGGacctttattagtattgcggagGTAACGACCGGGGAGCTGCCTGCCATCTCACCTTGGCATGGAACAGCTCGAGGAAGAGGCTCAAGTGTTGgggcttcgtctcgtgagtgaactggGCTCGTGAGAAGTGGTTTAGCTAGCGAAGTGAAacggctcggtgtgcttgggctgatgatggagctcatcacggcctcgctccttttataggtgaggagagcagcagcggcgtcgcacagggaccggtgacggcgtgggctgcggcagctcgccgtcaactcaaacagtggcagcactgaaggcgcgagcgtcgaggcggcaaagccggcgaggacgctgcagcggcgtgggcgaggtggggatgcggaggtgggcggcacggcgtggtgccgacggcagtgcgcggtcccgtcgtggggccggcatgtcgcgcgtgcgcgagtgaaagcgagcgcgggtggggacggcagggaggggcgtcggcttcctttataaatgaggtgaggcggtttgcgcggcggaaaaatatctcggccggcgctgtgtgcgacgaccctgatttatggcgaggtggagcctaccaacagatgaatcacaacctatatactaagtactcaaGTTTAATTAGGAGACTAACACTTAACTTATTGAAGCGACAAAGTCACGAAGGAACGCacacctttaagtggctagtccagcactCGCCCTTCTAGCcttaccacaacttatctaCCTTTCTCATAAGTGGATGGCATGGCGAAAGGGGGGttctatttataggtcaagAGAAGTCATGGTATTAGGACAAGTATCCCCTTTTTAGAGAATTCCAAAATATCCTAGCATTTTCAAAACTTGAAAATATCTCACTTTTACTTAATGGAGAAGCAACTAGAGGGTTGACTTGAGAATATCCCACTCTTGCTTAATtgagaaggaactagagggttgccttaaaaatatcttacttttgcttagtggagaaggaactagagtgttgccttgaaaatatcccactctcttacttaatggagaaggaactgttattttgtatttttttcaatagtgatgaaaactgggatgatacttttttttttttttagcCTCATGTTGACAATCGTCTATGAAATCCCCACCCGATGCAACAAACTCATGTTGAGAAACTGCTCAGCGAAACTGCAGCCAAAACGAATCACccaccgcggcggcggctgctgctgctactgctaccATCATCGGCATTAGAGATGAGACTGCACTGCGCCGACGCTCCGGCGGTGCTCGCCGGCGGGGGTGGCAGAGGGGCCGCGGCACAACCAGGCGGCGCAGGTGCAGCAGCAGACCGCCGGCGCCCGGCCCAGCGCCACCACACACGCCAGGGCCAGCACGGCCAGCAGCAGGACCAGCGGCGGCCAGCCCGCGCGACGGCCACCGCCGGCCGTTGCTCTGCTGGCCGACCCTTCATCGGCGCCCGCGGCTACGGGCAGAGCAGCCGCCGCGCCGGGGCCGGGGCAGGCTCCACCGGCGCTGACGCCGGCCACCGCCCCGGCTCCGCCGTGCTTCCTGCCGCGGCCGGCGAGCCTGAGCTCCTGCAGCGCGGCGGCGAGCCCCGCGCGCAGCCGCGCACGCTTGGACCCCTGCTTGGTGCCGCTCCTCTTCGCGGTGGCGCTCCTCTTCTTATTGATCGAGTCGCTCTTGGAGAATAACAGCCGGCGcgtctgcggcggcggcgccctcgGGGAGCTGCCGACCCGTCGCAGCGCCCTgccgccaccacctccgccgccgatCATGGAGGACCGGTGGAGAAGATGCATGACCTGAACGCGCTACTGGGATCCCGCGAATCCGGCGATCAGTCGTGACACGAGCTCCTGAGATGCTGCTCTGATCTACTCGTACAGTCCTACCCCGCTGCTGTTCAAGTGGTCAAATGGAGCTGCTGGAGCTTCACGGCAAGCGCGTGAGGATGAGCGAGGGACAGCCTGCTCCGTAGCTGCGCGTCGGCCGCTCAAATAGCGATCGGAGTCGGAGGAGCTGCGGCGGGTGGGGGACAGGAAAGTACAGGGTGCCTgccgccgtggcggcgcgtcgagTCGTCGGCCGGCGAGATGCCCGAGGGGGAGACGCGTGAGACGCCGCGCCACGACGCGCGTGAGCGTGGCCACCTTACCGTGTCCGTACCGTACGGTACGCGCGCGCGCTCGTGGCCACCCACGTGTGGCGCCAACGGAGGAAGAAGCGAAGAGGAGCTTCCCGTGCGCTACCGCGCTGCTGGGCTGCAACCGGGCCGCGGCCCATATGGAATGGTCAGCAGAGTTCCTGGCCCAGGTGCCCTCTCACCCTCGCTCGCTCTCGTCTCGTGGATTCGTGGCCTTCTTTCCTGGCGGCGCCGCCCATCGCCAGGTCTTCGTCTGCTCCCCTGCCGGCGACGAGCGTCCACCACGTATGCCCCTCACCTTCCCTTCActtcccctcccttccctccgTGCGAAGCTGAGCACTCCAAACACTATCGTGATGTGTTTGTATTTATATCTGACCCAGTTAGATGAACGTGTCTTACACTGGATCCGTCCCCTACTCTGTAGGATTCTTCCGTTCCATGGCCTGTGTTCTTTGTTAGTGGTAGGGTTTCTGATGAGTGCTCCGAGGGCACATTTCGTGCTCTATTTTCTTTTCCGATGGAAAAAGTTTCGGATTAGCTGAAAAATGTCCGGTGACCACTTGGGACTGCTGAATCGTTTGGTGTCTGATTGGTCGTATCCTGTACTTCTGACCAGCAACCCGTTGCTTGCTGAATAGTGTCTGATTTCTTTAGCATAACTTCCATTGACAAATGAATCAGCCGGGAATCATTTTCATCTCTGCTTTCATGGAaagagctagctagctagctttgtTAATGCATTTACGGTACTGTAGTACCTGGTTTAAGGTATTTGATTGTAATTTAAGAAGGAGTCAATTGGGTATCATTCGGTATTCTGAATTGTAGTGAGTCCTGTTCTGGAATTTTGACATATTAATCGAGACCTCTCTTGCAAGTGAGTGACTGATGAGCAATGACTGCTCTGATTATTAGTTTTAGCAATTTGATTAGTTGTACTGTCTAAGAGTCTGGATGTTGGTGTGGAAAATGTTAAATTAGATTAGTGCCTGTTGGTTCATAGCTTTTGCTTTTAAGAAGCAGGGTTATCTGTATTTTCTTATAAAAAAAAGAA from Panicum hallii strain FIL2 chromosome 3, PHallii_v3.1, whole genome shotgun sequence encodes:
- the LOC112883778 gene encoding uncharacterized protein LOC112883778, whose translation is MHLLHRSSMIGGGGGGGRALRRVGSSPRAPPPQTRRLLFSKSDSINKKRSATAKRSGTKQGSKRARLRAGLAAALQELRLAGRGRKHGGAGAVAGVSAGGACPGPGAAAALPVAAGADEGSASRATAGGGRRAGWPPLVLLLAVLALACVVALGRAPAVCCCTCAAWLCRGPSATPAGEHRRSVGAVQSHL